One genomic segment of Gossypium arboreum isolate Shixiya-1 chromosome 3, ASM2569848v2, whole genome shotgun sequence includes these proteins:
- the LOC108474678 gene encoding uncharacterized protein LOC108474678: MIFETGSTQSNLACFLHCTTPTVKSHFLPKSEIRNLNRLWHPWEREKVEYFTLGDLWNCYDEWSAYGAGVPIVLNNAETLVQYYVPYLSAIQIFTSNSSVNTFREETESGDGERDSFSDSLSDESESDKLWRWDGCSSEDGGSEHDSLWHVNNRLGYLYFQYFERSTPYGRVPLMDKINGLSRRYPGLMSLRSVDLSPASWMAVYWYPIYHIPMGRTIKDLSTCFLTYHTLSSSFQDMDLEDDIENPERKRKEGEGISLPPFGLATYKMQGNVWVSGNSGRDQERLVSLLSVADSWLKQLRVQHHDFNYFTGIRRG; the protein is encoded by the exons ATGATTTTTGAAACAGGGTCGACGCAATCAAACCTTGCCTGCTTCCTCCATTGCACTACCCCGACTGTCAAGTCCCATTTCCTTCCCAAG AGTGAGATTAGGAACCTTAATCGATTATGGCACCCTTGGGAGAGAGAAAAGGTTGAATATTTCACGTTGGGTGATCTTTGGAATTGTTATGACGAATGGAGTGCGTACGGGGCTGGCGTTCCCATTGTCTTGAACAACGCCGAAACCTTAGTCCAATACTATGTTCCTTATCTCTCTGCCATCCAAATCTTTACCAGCAATTCTTCAGTCAACACCTTTAG GGAGGAGACTGAATCAGGTGATGGCGAGAGGGATTCTTTTAGTGATTCATTGAGTGATGAGAGCGAGAGTGACAAGTTATGGAGATGGGACGGATGCTCGTCGGAGGATGGCGGTTCCGAGCACGATAGCCTTTGGCATGTGAATAATAGATTGGGTTACCTTTACTTTCAGTATTTCGAGAGATCAACTCCTTATGGAAGAGTTCCACTCATGGATaag ATTAATGGATTATCGAGAAGATACCCCGGGTTGATGTCATTGAGGAGCGTAGATCTTTCCCCAGCTAGTTGGATGGCTGTTTACTG GTACCCAATTTATCATATTCCCATGGGAAGGACCATAAAAGACTTGTCCACATGCTTCCTCACATACCACACTCTATCTTCTTCTTTCCAAG ATATGGACCTGGAAGATGACATTGAGAATCCTGAAAGGAAGCGAAAGGAAGGAGAAGGCATCTCTCTTCCACCATTTGGCTTGGCCACTTACAAGATGCAAGGAAACGTGTGGGTCTCGGGTAATTCTGGGCGGGACCAAGAGAGGCTGGTGTCGCTTTTAAGCGTGGCAGATTCGTGGCTAAAGCAACTTAGAGTCCAGCACCATGACTTCAATTACTTCACGGGGATTCGACGTGGCTAA